A single region of the Streptomyces sp. NBC_00236 genome encodes:
- a CDS encoding aldo/keto reductase: MRRNRLGNSAVEITELSFGAAAIGNLFSAVEPAQAAAAVDAAWDEGVRHFDTAPHYGLGLSERRLGEALRSRPRDAYVLSTKVGRVLDPLPGGGAAASETLSEGFAVRATHRRRWDFSAAGVRRSIEDSLERLGLDRIDIAYLHDPDDHAEAAFGEAYPELEKLRAEGLIGAIGAGMNQTAMLTRFVVETDVDVVLCAGRYTLLDQSALSDLLPAAAARGRSVVVGGVFNSGLLADPRPGATYDYAAAPLSLLDRALRLKAVTEGHGVPLRAAALHYPLSHPAVAGVLVGTRSPDEVRDAAALLRQEIPDALWDDLRAEALLTENGH; the protein is encoded by the coding sequence ATGCGGCGCAACAGGCTGGGAAACAGCGCGGTCGAGATCACCGAGCTGTCCTTCGGAGCGGCCGCCATCGGCAATCTCTTCAGCGCCGTGGAGCCCGCACAGGCCGCGGCAGCCGTCGACGCGGCCTGGGACGAGGGCGTGCGCCACTTCGACACCGCGCCGCACTACGGGCTCGGTCTCTCGGAGCGACGGCTGGGCGAGGCCCTGCGTTCCCGGCCCCGCGACGCGTACGTGCTCTCCACCAAAGTGGGGAGGGTGCTCGATCCGCTGCCCGGCGGCGGGGCCGCCGCGTCCGAAACGCTCTCCGAGGGCTTCGCCGTCCGTGCGACGCACCGCAGGCGCTGGGACTTCAGCGCCGCAGGCGTCCGCCGGAGCATCGAGGACAGTCTGGAGCGCCTCGGCCTCGACCGCATCGACATCGCCTACCTCCACGACCCGGACGACCACGCGGAAGCCGCCTTCGGCGAGGCCTACCCGGAGCTGGAGAAGCTGCGGGCCGAAGGGCTGATCGGGGCCATCGGGGCCGGAATGAACCAGACCGCGATGCTCACCCGCTTCGTCGTCGAGACCGACGTCGACGTGGTGCTCTGCGCCGGCCGCTACACCCTCCTCGACCAGTCAGCCCTGAGCGATCTGCTGCCCGCGGCCGCCGCCCGCGGCCGCAGTGTCGTCGTCGGCGGCGTCTTCAACTCCGGCCTCCTCGCCGACCCGCGCCCCGGCGCGACGTACGACTACGCCGCCGCACCGCTGAGCCTCCTGGACCGGGCCCTTCGCCTGAAGGCCGTCACCGAGGGCCACGGCGTGCCGCTGCGCGCCGCGGCCCTGCACTACCCGCTCAGCCACCCGGCGGTCGCCGGCGTGCTCGTGGGCACCCGGTCACCCGACGAGGTGCGCGACGCCGCCGCCCTCCTCCGCCAGGAGATACCTGACGCCCTCTGGGACGACCTGCGTGCCGAGGCCCTGCTGACCGAGAACGGACACTGA
- a CDS encoding L-rhamnose mutarotase, with the protein MRIALHTKVRADRIAEYEAAHREVPAELTRAIRAAGATSWTIWRSGTDLFHVIECDDYARLLAELEQLPVNVTWQARMAELLDVAHDYSSDGAEAGLPVAWEL; encoded by the coding sequence ATGCGGATCGCCCTGCACACCAAGGTCCGTGCGGACCGCATAGCCGAGTACGAGGCCGCCCACCGCGAGGTCCCGGCCGAACTGACCCGGGCGATCCGGGCGGCGGGAGCCACCTCCTGGACGATCTGGCGCAGCGGCACCGACCTGTTCCACGTCATCGAGTGCGACGACTACGCCCGGCTCCTCGCCGAACTGGAGCAACTCCCCGTCAACGTCACGTGGCAGGCCAGGATGGCCGAACTCCTCGACGTCGCGCACGACTACTCGTCGGACGGGGCCGAAGCGGGCCTCCCGGTCGCCTGGGAGCTGTGA
- a CDS encoding amidohydrolase family protein, with the protein MTARPRIVDAHHHVWDLSVRDQDWITGEELAPLRRDFTLADLEPEARANGVSATVLVQTVTLPEETPEFLALAHGSGLVAGVVGWSDLTAPDVADALAALRELPGGDRLVSLRHQVQGEPDPRWLLRPDVQRGLAAVADAGLVYDLVVRPHQLPAAVRAAELLPGLTFVLDHAGKPQIATGQQHPWADDLRALAALPNTVCKLSGLVTEADPHDWTVKDLRPYAGTVLDAFGPGRLMFGSDWPVCRLAATYTEVVETALALLGGLADDERDAVLATTAERVYGLR; encoded by the coding sequence ATGACCGCCCGTCCCCGCATCGTCGATGCCCACCACCATGTGTGGGACCTCTCGGTACGCGACCAGGACTGGATCACCGGAGAGGAACTGGCGCCCCTGCGCCGTGACTTCACCCTCGCCGACCTGGAGCCGGAGGCGCGGGCCAACGGCGTGTCCGCGACCGTGCTCGTCCAGACCGTCACGCTCCCGGAGGAGACCCCCGAGTTCCTCGCGCTCGCCCACGGCAGCGGCCTGGTCGCCGGCGTCGTGGGCTGGAGCGACCTCACCGCCCCGGACGTCGCCGACGCCCTGGCCGCCCTGCGCGAGCTTCCCGGAGGTGACCGGCTCGTCTCGCTCCGCCACCAGGTGCAGGGCGAACCCGACCCCCGGTGGCTGCTGCGCCCGGACGTACAGCGCGGACTGGCCGCCGTGGCCGACGCCGGACTCGTCTACGACCTGGTGGTCCGGCCCCACCAGCTGCCCGCCGCCGTCCGCGCCGCCGAACTGCTGCCCGGGCTCACCTTCGTACTCGACCACGCCGGCAAGCCGCAGATCGCCACCGGGCAGCAGCACCCCTGGGCCGACGACCTGAGGGCGCTCGCCGCCCTCCCCAACACCGTGTGCAAACTCTCCGGCCTGGTCACCGAGGCGGACCCGCACGACTGGACCGTCAAGGACCTGCGCCCGTACGCCGGCACGGTCCTCGACGCCTTCGGGCCCGGCCGGCTGATGTTCGGCTCGGACTGGCCGGTGTGCCGGCTCGCGGCCACGTACACCGAGGTCGTCGAGACCGCGCTGGCGCTCCTCGGCGGCCTCGCGGACGACGAGCGGGACGCCGTCCTCGCCACCACGGCCGAGCGCGTGTACGGCCTCCGGTAG
- a CDS encoding Fpg/Nei family DNA glycosylase, with protein sequence MPELPEVEALRVFLDDHLVGREIDRVLPLAISVLKTYDPPLTALHGGTVTGVRRHGKFLDIAVGPLHLVTHLARAGWLHWKDSFPATPPRPGKGPLALRAVLTDGDGFDLTEAGTTKRLAVYLVNDPAAIPGIARLGPDPLDAAFDRDAFAALLEGERRQIKGALRDQSLIAGIGNAYSDEILHVARMSPFKLTAHLTDDEITRLHTALRTTLNDAVTRSSGLAAGRLKAEKKSGMRVHGRTGQACPVCGDTIREVSFSDSSLQYCPTCQTGGKPLADRRLSKLLK encoded by the coding sequence ATGCCCGAACTGCCGGAAGTCGAAGCCCTGCGGGTCTTCCTCGACGACCACCTGGTCGGCAGGGAGATCGACCGTGTCCTGCCGCTCGCCATCAGCGTCCTCAAGACGTACGACCCACCGCTCACCGCCCTGCACGGCGGTACGGTCACGGGCGTCCGGCGGCACGGCAAGTTCCTCGACATCGCCGTGGGCCCGCTGCACCTGGTCACCCACCTCGCCCGGGCCGGCTGGCTGCACTGGAAGGACAGCTTCCCCGCCACTCCGCCGCGCCCCGGAAAGGGCCCCCTGGCGCTGCGTGCCGTCCTCACCGACGGCGACGGCTTCGACCTGACCGAGGCCGGGACCACCAAACGCCTCGCCGTGTACCTGGTGAACGATCCGGCCGCGATCCCCGGGATCGCCCGCCTGGGCCCCGACCCGCTCGACGCGGCCTTCGACCGGGACGCCTTCGCCGCGCTGCTCGAAGGCGAACGCCGCCAGATCAAGGGCGCCCTGCGCGACCAGTCCCTCATCGCCGGCATCGGCAACGCCTACAGCGACGAGATCCTGCACGTCGCGAGGATGTCGCCCTTCAAACTCACCGCGCACCTCACCGACGACGAGATCACCCGGCTCCACACGGCTCTGCGCACCACTCTGAACGACGCCGTCACCCGCTCCAGCGGACTGGCGGCCGGACGCCTCAAGGCCGAGAAGAAGAGCGGCATGCGCGTCCACGGGCGCACCGGCCAGGCCTGCCCGGTCTGCGGGGACACCATCCGCGAGGTGTCGTTCAGCGACTCCTCGCTGCAGTACTGCCCGACCTGCCAGACCGGTGGCAAGCCGCTGGCCGACCGGCGCCTCTCCAAGCTGCTCAAGTAG
- a CDS encoding zf-HC2 domain-containing protein, translating into MCSPQHRRDVGAYVLGVLGAADAFRFEEHLEGCPLCAGAVVEFGGVTAVLGRYARLTPPGVAPVACAGPGLVRRATEEVAAGRRRTRRRRLVLGAAAVVLVAGAPFVVPGEGSGSGRWAAVDRGSGMAAVVTAGAREWGADVGLEVSGVPESGVCSLVAVGRDGDEETVATWSSAGPGEAPLRLDGGAALRPGDIARFEVRTAAGRPLLRLTR; encoded by the coding sequence ATGTGCAGCCCGCAACACCGTCGCGATGTCGGCGCCTACGTCCTGGGTGTGCTCGGCGCCGCCGACGCCTTCCGTTTCGAGGAGCATCTGGAGGGCTGTCCCCTGTGTGCGGGCGCCGTGGTCGAGTTCGGCGGGGTGACGGCCGTTCTCGGGCGGTACGCCCGGCTGACGCCTCCGGGCGTCGCCCCCGTGGCGTGCGCCGGTCCCGGTCTGGTGCGGCGGGCCACGGAGGAGGTGGCGGCCGGGCGGCGCAGGACGCGGCGGCGGCGCCTGGTCCTGGGGGCGGCGGCCGTGGTGCTCGTGGCAGGGGCGCCGTTCGTGGTGCCCGGCGAGGGGTCCGGCAGCGGGCGGTGGGCGGCCGTGGACCGGGGTTCCGGGATGGCGGCCGTCGTGACGGCGGGGGCGCGCGAGTGGGGCGCCGATGTCGGGCTGGAGGTGTCGGGGGTGCCTGAGTCCGGGGTCTGCTCGCTGGTCGCGGTGGGGCGGGACGGGGACGAGGAGACCGTCGCCACGTGGTCGTCGGCCGGCCCGGGCGAGGCGCCGCTCCGGCTCGACGGGGGCGCGGCCCTGCGGCCCGGGGACATCGCCCGCTTCGAGGTGCGGACGGCGGCGGGCCGGCCGCTGCTGCGGCTCACCCGCTGA
- a CDS encoding LytR/AlgR family response regulator transcription factor, with protein MLRVLAVDDEEPALEELLYLLRADPRIRSAEGATGATEALRRIGSAVEAGPDDPAAIDVVFLDIHMAGLTGLDVAQLLAGFAAPPLIVFVTAHEGFAVHAFDLKAVDYVLKPVRRERLAEAVRRVAEQVGGRSAPAHDSAHDQIPVELGGVIRFIPIDDIAYAEAQGDYARLHTATGSHLVRVPLTTLEERWRTRGFVRIHRRHLVALGRIDELRLDAGSMSVRIGTAELAVSRRHTRALRDLLMRQTGR; from the coding sequence ATGCTCCGCGTACTCGCCGTCGACGACGAAGAACCCGCTCTGGAGGAACTCCTGTACCTCCTGCGCGCCGATCCCCGGATCCGCAGCGCCGAGGGAGCCACCGGCGCCACCGAGGCGCTGCGGCGCATCGGCAGCGCCGTCGAAGCCGGGCCGGACGACCCCGCCGCCATCGACGTCGTCTTCCTCGACATCCACATGGCGGGCCTCACCGGACTCGACGTCGCCCAGTTGCTGGCCGGGTTCGCCGCGCCCCCGCTCATCGTCTTCGTCACCGCCCACGAGGGCTTCGCCGTGCACGCCTTCGACCTGAAGGCCGTCGACTACGTCCTCAAGCCGGTGCGCCGCGAACGCCTCGCCGAGGCGGTGCGCCGCGTCGCCGAACAGGTCGGCGGCCGCTCCGCACCCGCGCACGACAGCGCGCACGACCAGATTCCCGTCGAACTCGGCGGTGTCATCCGCTTCATCCCGATCGACGACATCGCGTACGCCGAGGCGCAGGGCGACTACGCCCGGCTGCACACCGCCACCGGCAGCCACCTCGTCCGCGTCCCCCTGACCACCCTGGAGGAGCGCTGGCGCACCCGCGGGTTCGTCCGCATCCACCGCCGCCACCTGGTGGCGCTCGGGCGGATCGACGAACTGCGCCTGGACGCGGGCAGCATGAGCGTGCGCATCGGCACCGCGGAGCTTGCCGTCAGCCGCCGCCACACCCGCGCGCTGCGCGATCTCCTGATGCGGCAGACCGGCCGCTGA
- a CDS encoding sodium/solute symporter → MSRTYAVAAVASVVLATVLVGGFGLRISRTTSDFYVASRTVRPRLNAAAISGEYLSAASFLGIAGLVLVHGPDMLWYPVGYTAGYLVLLVFVAAPLRRSGAYTLPDFAEGRLESRQVRRLVSVLVVGAGWLYLVPQLQGAGLTLKILTGAPGWLGDVLVASVVVLAVAAGGMRSITFVQVFQYWLKLTALLVPALFLVLAWQGDGRPRVTFDEQLSVFRADHPLYATYGLIVATFLGTMGLPHVVVRFYTSPNGRDARRTTVAVLALIGVFYLLPPVYGALGRLYAPELIHGGDADAAVLLLPGRVIGGLGGDLLGALIAGGAFAAFLSTASGLTMAVAGVITQDVLPSRGVRHFRLATVLAISVPLAGSLIVSRVPVADSVGMAFAVSASSFCPLLVLGIWWRRLTPPGAVAGLVLGGGSALLSVAITVSGAVRPPGWPHALLAWPAVWSVPVGFLAMILVSLATPGRIPAGTNAAMTRFHLPEALTTGRHR, encoded by the coding sequence GTGAGCCGCACGTACGCGGTGGCGGCCGTCGCCTCCGTCGTCCTCGCCACCGTCCTCGTCGGCGGGTTCGGGCTGCGCATCTCGCGCACCACCTCCGACTTCTACGTCGCCTCGCGCACCGTACGGCCCCGGCTGAACGCGGCCGCGATCAGCGGCGAGTACCTCTCCGCCGCCTCGTTCCTCGGCATCGCGGGCCTGGTGCTCGTCCACGGACCCGACATGCTCTGGTACCCGGTCGGCTACACCGCCGGGTATCTGGTGCTGCTCGTCTTCGTCGCGGCCCCGCTGCGCCGCTCGGGGGCGTACACCCTGCCGGACTTCGCCGAGGGGCGCCTCGAATCCCGGCAGGTGCGCAGACTCGTCAGCGTCCTGGTCGTCGGCGCCGGCTGGCTCTATCTCGTCCCGCAGCTCCAGGGCGCCGGACTCACGCTCAAGATCCTGACGGGGGCGCCCGGCTGGCTCGGTGACGTCCTCGTCGCCTCCGTCGTCGTCCTCGCCGTCGCCGCGGGCGGGATGCGCTCCATCACCTTCGTCCAGGTCTTCCAGTACTGGCTGAAGCTGACCGCCCTCCTCGTCCCCGCCCTCTTCCTGGTGCTCGCCTGGCAGGGCGACGGGCGGCCCCGCGTCACGTTCGACGAGCAGCTCTCCGTCTTCCGCGCCGACCATCCGCTGTACGCCACCTACGGGCTCATCGTCGCCACGTTCCTCGGCACCATGGGCCTGCCGCACGTCGTCGTCCGCTTCTACACCAGCCCCAACGGCCGCGACGCCCGCCGCACCACCGTCGCCGTCCTCGCCCTGATCGGCGTCTTCTACCTGCTGCCGCCCGTCTACGGAGCCCTCGGCCGGCTGTACGCACCCGAGCTCATCCACGGAGGCGACGCGGACGCCGCCGTACTGCTGCTCCCCGGCCGGGTCATCGGCGGGCTCGGCGGCGATCTGCTCGGCGCGCTCATCGCCGGCGGCGCCTTCGCCGCGTTCCTGTCGACGGCCTCCGGACTGACGATGGCCGTCGCCGGCGTCATCACCCAGGACGTCCTGCCCTCGCGCGGCGTACGGCACTTCCGGCTGGCCACCGTCCTTGCCATCTCCGTCCCGCTGGCCGGGTCGCTGATCGTCAGCCGGGTACCGGTCGCCGACTCGGTCGGGATGGCGTTCGCCGTGTCCGCGTCGTCCTTCTGCCCGCTGCTGGTCCTCGGCATCTGGTGGCGCCGGCTCACCCCGCCCGGAGCGGTGGCGGGACTCGTCCTGGGCGGCGGCTCCGCCCTGCTCTCCGTCGCCATCACCGTCAGCGGGGCGGTACGGCCCCCCGGCTGGCCGCACGCCCTGCTCGCCTGGCCCGCCGTCTGGTCCGTCCCCGTCGGCTTCCTCGCCATGATCCTGGTCTCGCTCGCCACCCCGGGGCGGATACCCGCCGGCACCAACGCCGCCATGACCCGATTCCACCTGCCCGAGGCACTCACCACCGGGAGGCACCGGTGA
- a CDS encoding sensor histidine kinase — MTGAGYAVIVLLVLLLFGGGLLTGRRTARPVRTSDVGTPVEHATFETLHTASLAAPPLRAGLTEESARRSSRRLRSLLGTDALCLTDRDRILVWDGEGDHHGRHIMDQVRDVLATGRDTAFRSECDDLDCPLRWAVAVPLTVDHRVLGTLIAYAPRESAVLARAAGEVARWVCVQLELAELDRSRTQLIEAEIRALRAQISPHFIFNSLAAIASFVRTDPEQARELLLEFADFTRYSFRSHGDFTTLADELHSIDQYLALVRARFGERLSVTLQVAPEVLPVALPFLCLQPLVENAVKHGLEGAVTSSRITISALDAGSEAEVVIEDDGTGMDPERLRHILRGEGGKSTGIGLLNVDERLRQVYGDDYGLVIETGIGAGMRITVRLPKYRAGVHGS; from the coding sequence GTGACCGGGGCCGGATACGCCGTCATCGTGCTCCTCGTGCTGCTGCTGTTCGGCGGCGGCCTGCTGACCGGCCGGCGCACCGCACGCCCCGTCCGCACCAGCGACGTCGGCACACCGGTCGAACACGCCACGTTCGAGACCCTGCACACCGCCTCGCTCGCCGCGCCCCCGCTGCGCGCCGGGCTGACCGAGGAGAGCGCCCGCAGATCGTCCCGCCGCCTGCGTTCGCTGCTCGGCACCGACGCCCTGTGCCTCACCGACCGGGACCGGATCCTGGTCTGGGACGGCGAGGGCGACCACCACGGCCGGCACATCATGGACCAGGTACGGGACGTCCTCGCCACCGGCCGCGACACCGCCTTCCGCAGCGAGTGCGACGACCTGGACTGCCCGCTGCGCTGGGCCGTCGCCGTGCCGCTCACCGTCGACCACCGGGTCCTCGGCACCCTGATCGCCTACGCCCCGCGCGAGTCGGCGGTCCTGGCGAGGGCGGCGGGCGAGGTCGCGCGCTGGGTCTGCGTACAACTGGAACTCGCCGAGCTCGACCGCTCGCGCACCCAGCTCATCGAGGCCGAGATCAGGGCCCTGCGCGCACAGATCTCCCCGCACTTCATCTTCAACTCACTGGCCGCCATCGCCTCGTTCGTCCGCACCGACCCCGAGCAGGCCCGTGAGCTCCTCCTGGAGTTCGCCGACTTCACCCGCTACTCGTTCCGCAGCCACGGCGACTTCACCACCCTCGCCGACGAACTGCACTCCATCGACCAGTACCTGGCCCTCGTCCGGGCCCGGTTCGGCGAACGCCTCTCGGTCACGCTCCAGGTCGCCCCCGAGGTGCTGCCCGTCGCCCTGCCCTTCCTCTGCCTCCAGCCCCTGGTCGAGAACGCCGTCAAACACGGGCTCGAAGGGGCCGTCACCTCCAGCCGCATCACCATCAGCGCGCTGGACGCCGGCTCCGAGGCCGAGGTGGTCATCGAGGACGACGGCACCGGCATGGACCCGGAACGCCTGCGTCACATCCTGCGCGGCGAAGGCGGGAAGTCCACGGGCATCGGCCTGCTGAACGTCGACGAACGGCTGCGACAGGTGTACGGGGACGACTACGGGCTCGTCATCGAGACGGGCATCGGCGCCGGCATGCGCATCACGGTGCGGCTGCCGAAGTACCGGGCCGGGGTGCACGGTTCCTGA
- a CDS encoding zf-HC2 domain-containing protein, giving the protein MTGHPEEGPHMRQLLGAYVLDALPAAEACTVARHLQNCDRCAADYAAVAEAAALLPLLTEEDLLE; this is encoded by the coding sequence ATGACCGGCCACCCGGAGGAGGGACCCCACATGCGGCAGTTGCTCGGCGCCTACGTCCTGGACGCGCTACCGGCCGCGGAGGCGTGCACCGTCGCCCGGCATCTCCAGAACTGCGACCGGTGCGCCGCCGACTACGCGGCGGTCGCGGAGGCGGCGGCCCTGCTGCCGCTGCTCACCGAGGAGGACCTGCTGGAGTAA
- a CDS encoding sigma-70 family RNA polymerase sigma factor, which yields MTTTTTDERALADLQREHGPALFHFLLGLTFGDRQRAEDLLQETLVRAWQHPEAFDGPYESMRPWLFTVGRRLAIDARRSRLARPAEVSDAVLESAPGREDTAESAVSALDVREAVRTLSPEHRAVLVQIYFRGLSVGETAEVLGIPAGTVKSRSYYALRLLSRNLPGYSSRSSSVSSGSRAAASATAA from the coding sequence ATGACCACGACGACGACCGATGAGCGGGCACTCGCGGATCTGCAGCGTGAGCACGGACCCGCTCTCTTCCACTTCCTGCTCGGTCTGACCTTCGGCGACCGGCAGCGGGCCGAGGATCTCCTCCAGGAGACGCTGGTCCGGGCCTGGCAGCACCCGGAGGCCTTCGACGGACCCTACGAGTCGATGCGGCCGTGGCTGTTCACCGTGGGCCGCCGGCTGGCGATCGACGCCCGCAGGTCGCGGCTGGCCCGGCCGGCCGAGGTCAGCGACGCGGTGCTGGAGAGCGCCCCGGGCCGGGAGGACACCGCGGAGTCCGCGGTGTCCGCGCTCGATGTGCGCGAGGCGGTCCGCACCCTCAGCCCGGAGCACCGGGCCGTGCTCGTCCAGATCTACTTCCGGGGGCTGAGCGTGGGCGAGACCGCCGAGGTGCTGGGGATACCCGCCGGCACGGTGAAGTCCCGCTCCTATTACGCCCTGCGCCTGCTCTCCCGTAACCTCCCCGGTTACTCCAGCAGGTCCTCCTCGGTGAGCAGCGGCAGCAGGGCCGCCGCCTCCGCGACCGCCGCGTAG
- a CDS encoding universal stress protein — protein sequence MTDQQPHQFERGTDGPKVIVAGLDGSDSSMRAAAYAAGLARRQRAMLALVYVQPVLTAGAALGAPVGDATGDVAEGLVNEIRESTERMKDIWDVRWEFHTFRGDPYNGLVTAADELKADAVVVGASESAGHRFIGSVAVRLVKAGRWPVTVVP from the coding sequence GTGACAGACCAGCAGCCCCACCAGTTCGAACGTGGCACAGACGGCCCCAAGGTGATCGTCGCGGGCCTCGACGGTTCCGATTCCTCCATGCGCGCCGCCGCGTATGCAGCAGGTCTCGCCCGCCGGCAGCGGGCCATGCTCGCCCTCGTCTACGTCCAGCCCGTGCTGACCGCGGGTGCCGCGCTCGGTGCTCCGGTCGGCGATGCGACGGGGGATGTGGCGGAGGGCCTGGTGAACGAGATCCGGGAGTCGACCGAGCGCATGAAGGACATATGGGATGTGCGCTGGGAGTTCCACACCTTCCGCGGTGATCCGTACAACGGTCTGGTGACGGCGGCGGACGAGCTCAAGGCGGACGCCGTCGTGGTGGGCGCGTCCGAGTCGGCGGGGCACCGGTTCATCGGCTCGGTGGCCGTACGCCTGGTGAAGGCCGGGCGCTGGCCCGTCACCGTGGTCCCGTAA
- a CDS encoding polysaccharide deacetylase family protein: MKNDQMPPMRRTLLRLAAGLGAATVVRLVAADSAGAPFRRPAPSSAVAAGPQAAALRTRPLAYRLRPMTADSPPHYRPAVPPVRTRPFEELPDIGRAMVLSFDDGPDPLYTPHILDTLRKHDVRAMFFLCGEMAHDNEDLVRRIADEGHTVGNHSWTHPLVTKLSRSGVTDELGRTSEVIEKITGAPPLWYRAPYGAWNRNSFEIGAAMGMEPMAWTVDTLDWTVPGTDSIVRRVREGAAPGVVVLSHDAGGNRSQSVSALRRYLPELLDDGYRITVPQRR, encoded by the coding sequence ATGAAGAACGATCAGATGCCGCCGATGCGCAGAACGCTGCTGAGGCTGGCGGCCGGGCTGGGCGCCGCCACTGTCGTGCGCCTGGTCGCGGCGGACTCCGCGGGCGCCCCGTTCCGGCGTCCCGCGCCGTCGTCGGCCGTGGCCGCCGGTCCGCAGGCAGCCGCCCTGCGGACCCGGCCGCTGGCCTACCGGCTGAGGCCCATGACCGCGGACAGCCCGCCCCACTACCGGCCGGCCGTGCCACCGGTCCGCACCCGCCCCTTCGAGGAGCTGCCGGACATCGGCCGGGCCATGGTGCTGAGCTTCGACGACGGACCCGACCCGCTCTACACCCCGCACATCCTGGACACCCTGCGCAAGCACGACGTACGGGCCATGTTCTTCCTCTGCGGGGAGATGGCCCACGACAACGAGGACCTGGTGCGCAGGATCGCCGACGAGGGGCACACCGTCGGCAACCACTCCTGGACCCACCCGCTCGTCACCAAGCTCTCCCGGTCCGGCGTCACCGACGAACTGGGCCGTACCAGCGAGGTGATCGAGAAGATCACCGGCGCTCCGCCGCTCTGGTACCGGGCCCCGTACGGGGCGTGGAACCGGAACTCGTTCGAGATCGGGGCGGCGATGGGAATGGAGCCGATGGCCTGGACGGTGGACACCCTGGACTGGACCGTGCCGGGCACCGACAGCATCGTCCGCCGGGTCAGGGAGGGAGCGGCCCCCGGGGTGGTGGTGCTCTCGCACGACGCGGGCGGCAACCGTTCGCAGAGCGTGTCGGCGCTGCGCCGCTATCTGCCGGAACTGCTGGACGACGGATACCGGATCACGGTGCCGCAGCGGCGCTGA
- a CDS encoding class F sortase has product MGRDNWRPERIRHSPWGALALAMLTGLALMRNGADLSPGPPQPVAATSVGHQKIAPGTPVAGPAVKPLAYAPVARVAIPSIGVDAPVVDVNLDANGWIETPPPQDPNLAGWYQNGIAPGQLGTSVIVGHVDNQAGPAVFYGLGSLKKGNRVEVARSDDRIAVFEVYGVEVFSKNDFPGARVYGDTGQAELRVITCGGGYTKANGYDGNVVAFARLVETR; this is encoded by the coding sequence ATGGGCCGGGACAACTGGCGCCCAGAACGGATCAGACACTCGCCGTGGGGCGCACTCGCACTGGCGATGCTCACCGGTCTCGCGTTGATGCGGAACGGAGCGGACCTCTCACCCGGTCCGCCGCAGCCGGTCGCCGCCACATCGGTGGGCCACCAGAAGATCGCCCCGGGGACCCCGGTGGCCGGCCCGGCCGTGAAGCCGCTGGCGTACGCGCCCGTCGCACGCGTGGCCATCCCCTCGATCGGGGTCGACGCACCGGTGGTCGACGTGAACCTCGACGCGAACGGCTGGATCGAGACACCGCCCCCGCAGGACCCCAACCTGGCCGGCTGGTACCAGAACGGCATCGCGCCGGGGCAGCTCGGCACCTCCGTCATCGTCGGTCACGTCGACAACCAGGCTGGCCCCGCCGTGTTCTACGGACTCGGCTCGCTGAAGAAGGGCAACCGCGTCGAGGTCGCCCGCAGTGACGACCGTATCGCCGTGTTCGAGGTCTACGGAGTCGAGGTGTTCTCCAAGAACGACTTCCCCGGCGCCCGGGTGTACGGCGACACGGGACAGGCGGAACTGCGGGTCATCACCTGCGGCGGCGGATACACGAAGGCGAACGGTTACGACGGCAACGTGGTGGCCTTCGCCCGCCTGGTCGAAACCCGCTGA